A section of the Lagopus muta isolate bLagMut1 chromosome 17, bLagMut1 primary, whole genome shotgun sequence genome encodes:
- the RAN gene encoding GTP-binding nuclear protein Ran, whose amino-acid sequence MAAQGEPQVQFKLVLVGDGGTGKTTFVKRHLTGEFEKKYVATLGVEVHPLVFHTNRGPIKFNVWDTAGQEKFGGLRDGYYIQAQCAIIMFDVTSRVTYKNVPNWHRDLVRVCENIPIVLCGNKVDIKDRKVKAKSIVFHRKKNLQYYDISAKSNYNFEKPFLWLARKLIGDPNLEFVAMPALAPPEVVMDPALAAQYEQDLQIAQTTALPDEDDDL is encoded by the exons ATGGCCGCCCAAGGAGAGCCCCAAGTGCAGTTTAAG CTTGTCCTGGTTGGTGATGGTGGCACTGGTAAAACAACATTTGTAAAACGTCATTTGACTGGTGAATTTGAGAAGAAATATGTAG CAACGTTGGGTGTTGAAGTTCATCCTCTGGTATTCCATACTAATAGAGGCCCTATTAAATTTAATGTATGGGACACAGCTGGCCAGGAGAAATTTGGTGGTCTGCGAGATGGCTATTACATCCAAG ctcaATGTGCCATTATAATGTTTGATGTAACATCAAGAGTTACTTACAAGAACGTACCTAACTGGCACAGAGACCTGGTACGGGTATGTGAAAACATCCCTATAGTGTTGTGTGGCAACAAAGTGGATATTAAGGACAGAAAAGTCAAGGCAAAATCCATTGTCTTCCACAGGAAGAAGAATCTCCAG tattaTGACATTTCAGCCAAGAGTAACTACAACTTCGAGAAGCCGTTCCTCTGGCTTGCTAGGAAGCTAATTGGAGATCCTAACTTGGAATTTGTTGCCATGCCTGCTCTTGCACCACCTGAAGTTGTTATGGacccagcactggcagcacagTATGAGCAAGACTTACAG attGCTCAAACCACTGCACTGCCAGATGAAGATGATGACCTGTGA